A region of Jonquetella anthropi DSM 22815 DNA encodes the following proteins:
- the ispF gene encoding 2-C-methyl-D-erythritol 2,4-cyclodiphosphate synthase, giving the protein MRLTAAILAAGSGSRLGGVPKQFRLLAGRPLWHYSYETARAVCAKFDAEILLVLPPDAEEAFQTAEKLAPDARLIAGGTSRGESALKALQAARGELIALHDAARPFASPDLWEKLVEAAGNGRAAVPVLPVPDSLKRRAGSGWEPVSREGLFLTQTPQVFPRDELLRALTGRADAAGLTDEAQAWLEAGKELAAVDGEEKNAKITRPGDWELACRLAGPEIRTGIGYDVHPLTPDRPLVLAGVTVPSPLGLAGHSDADIISHVAADAVLSAAGLPDIGTLYPSSDEQYAGCRSMDLLADAVSRAEQAGWSVQFVSLVVTAQVPKLAPYGPAIRQALEKVLGDGKISVTFKSGESVGPVGEAQAMAAWAAATVARSGLRLPARPL; this is encoded by the coding sequence ATGCGCCTCACTGCGGCCATTCTGGCCGCTGGGTCTGGATCCCGCCTCGGCGGGGTGCCCAAACAGTTCAGGCTTCTGGCAGGCCGACCGCTCTGGCACTACAGCTACGAGACGGCCAGAGCCGTCTGCGCCAAATTCGACGCTGAAATTCTCCTCGTCCTGCCGCCCGACGCCGAAGAGGCCTTTCAAACTGCCGAAAAACTGGCGCCGGACGCCCGACTCATCGCCGGCGGAACGAGCCGGGGGGAATCAGCCCTCAAGGCCCTTCAGGCGGCACGAGGCGAGCTGATCGCCCTGCACGACGCGGCCCGGCCCTTCGCGTCGCCGGACCTGTGGGAGAAGCTGGTCGAGGCGGCGGGAAACGGCCGAGCCGCCGTCCCGGTACTGCCGGTTCCCGACTCGCTCAAGCGGCGGGCCGGCTCCGGCTGGGAGCCGGTGAGCCGGGAGGGGCTGTTTCTCACCCAAACGCCTCAGGTCTTTCCCCGGGACGAACTGCTGCGCGCCCTCACGGGCCGAGCCGACGCAGCCGGGCTGACCGACGAGGCCCAAGCGTGGCTTGAAGCCGGAAAAGAGCTGGCCGCCGTGGACGGCGAAGAAAAAAACGCCAAAATCACCCGCCCGGGCGACTGGGAGCTGGCCTGCCGGCTTGCCGGGCCGGAAATCCGAACCGGCATCGGCTATGACGTGCACCCCCTGACGCCGGACCGTCCCCTCGTCTTGGCCGGCGTGACTGTACCGTCCCCGCTGGGGCTTGCCGGCCATTCGGACGCGGACATCATCAGCCACGTGGCCGCCGACGCGGTGCTGTCGGCCGCGGGACTTCCCGACATCGGCACCCTTTACCCGTCGTCTGACGAGCAGTACGCGGGCTGCCGAAGCATGGACCTCTTGGCCGACGCGGTGAGCCGCGCGGAGCAGGCCGGCTGGTCGGTTCAATTCGTCTCGCTGGTCGTGACGGCTCAAGTGCCCAAACTGGCTCCTTACGGCCCGGCGATCCGCCAGGCCCTCGAAAAGGTCCTTGGCGACGGAAAAATCTCGGTGACCTTCAAGTCGGGCGAATCGGTCGGCCCGGTCGGCGAAGCCCAGGCGATGGCCGCATGGGCGGCGGCAACCGTCGCTCGGTCGGGGTTGCGTTTGCCCGCCAGACCGCTATAA
- the recR gene encoding recombination mediator RecR, giving the protein MTLPEPLERLISLFKELPGVGAKSARRMAFFVLQQPQSYAKDMADALNALKRDVATCSRCGNLTVTQPCPICSDPMRNRHLLCVVESLEDLTSIELSGLFNGLYFNLATSVSPMDDRENIPPDVIERLRALIAQEPIEEIIIATNPRVEGDMTFYALLDALADLPVTKSRLAYGLPVGGSIEFADRVTLHAALESRRPVTGD; this is encoded by the coding sequence GTGACACTTCCAGAACCTCTTGAGCGGCTCATATCCCTGTTTAAGGAACTGCCAGGCGTCGGGGCCAAAAGCGCCCGACGCATGGCTTTTTTTGTACTTCAGCAGCCTCAGTCTTACGCCAAAGATATGGCCGACGCCTTAAACGCGCTGAAACGCGATGTCGCCACCTGCAGCCGGTGCGGCAACCTGACGGTGACCCAGCCCTGCCCGATCTGCTCCGACCCGATGAGAAACCGCCATCTGCTCTGCGTCGTCGAGTCGCTGGAAGACCTGACGAGCATTGAGCTTTCCGGGCTCTTCAACGGCCTGTACTTCAACCTAGCCACGTCCGTCTCGCCGATGGACGACCGGGAGAACATTCCGCCGGACGTGATCGAGCGCCTCAGGGCCTTAATCGCTCAGGAACCGATCGAGGAAATCATCATCGCCACAAACCCGCGGGTGGAAGGAGACATGACCTTCTACGCCCTACTGGACGCCTTGGCTGACCTGCCGGTGACGAAAAGCCGGCTGGCCTACGGCCTGCCCGTCGGCGGCAGCATCGAGTTCGCCGACCGGGTCACCCTTCACGCCGCCCTTGAAAGCCGACGGCCCGTGACGGGAGACTAG
- a CDS encoding YbaB/EbfC family nucleoid-associated protein yields MKFGGSNMGNMSSMIKQAQKMQQEMQKIQADLANEKVEGTAGGGMVTATVNGQGDLLGVKISPEVVNPSEVDVLEDLVLAAVREASRKAKELMQSRMGRLTGGMNLPF; encoded by the coding sequence ATGAAGTTTGGCGGCAGCAATATGGGCAACATGAGCTCGATGATCAAGCAGGCGCAGAAAATGCAGCAGGAAATGCAGAAGATTCAGGCCGACTTGGCGAACGAGAAGGTCGAAGGTACCGCCGGCGGCGGCATGGTTACCGCGACGGTCAACGGTCAGGGCGACCTGCTGGGCGTCAAGATCTCCCCGGAAGTCGTCAACCCCAGCGAGGTTGACGTGCTGGAAGACTTAGTCCTAGCGGCGGTGCGCGAGGCAAGCCGAAAGGCGAAAGAGCTTATGCAGAGCCGGATGGGCAGGCTCACCGGCGGCATGAACCTGCCGTTCTGA
- a CDS encoding 23S rRNA (pseudouridine(1915)-N(3))-methyltransferase RlmH: protein MKLLVAAVGRPKEAFILQGVASYLERLRPFMAASLTLIPDGRLGKLDRLRRMEAEGAEILKLLGDRDQLIALDERGRTFTSEAFSKELFSQLDSSPGRLVLLIGGPWGISPQVKERASSLWSLSSLTFPHELALLVLAEQLYRAASIRAGTGYHHP from the coding sequence ATGAAGCTGCTCGTCGCGGCGGTGGGACGCCCGAAAGAAGCGTTTATCCTCCAAGGCGTCGCGTCGTACCTTGAGCGGCTCCGGCCCTTCATGGCCGCGTCGCTGACGTTGATCCCCGACGGCCGGCTCGGCAAGCTGGACCGGCTCCGGCGAATGGAAGCCGAGGGCGCTGAAATTTTAAAGCTTCTCGGTGACCGGGACCAGCTGATCGCCTTGGACGAACGGGGGCGAACCTTCACCAGCGAGGCGTTTTCCAAAGAGCTGTTCTCCCAATTGGACTCGTCGCCTGGCCGGCTCGTCCTGCTGATCGGCGGTCCGTGGGGCATATCGCCCCAAGTCAAGGAGCGGGCCAGTTCCCTTTGGTCCCTCTCGTCTCTCACGTTTCCACACGAACTGGCCCTTCTCGTTTTGGCAGAACAGCTTTACCGAGCCGCGTCGATTCGGGCCGGAACAGGGTATCATCATCCATAA